The proteins below come from a single uncultured Carboxylicivirga sp. genomic window:
- a CDS encoding DUF4625 domain-containing protein, with the protein MTQKLKLTASVLSLAFLTFFTSCEKDDEGVAKPTISDLEIGIGNSLIGYIGSDLHIEAEVVAEGYLNTITVEIHAEDGSDNEIEAVYDYSDQNLKNTEFHKHVDIPGNFPVGEYHLHLIVTDKEGNSTTVEEDITLEELVDEEAPVITITSAPTSGQAFANGETISISGTITDNISLAGMVVALVYESDNIADTDVSGAAGTKVIVMLHTHDFGDDPDETDFTASIAVGAEYDNNMTPAVISGDNAWKKGNYYLLVKSTDAKSNWAISDRYPITIN; encoded by the coding sequence ATGACTCAAAAATTGAAATTAACAGCTTCTGTATTATCATTAGCTTTCTTAACTTTCTTTACTTCGTGCGAAAAGGATGACGAGGGTGTTGCAAAGCCAACAATTTCTGATTTGGAAATAGGAATTGGTAATAGTTTGATTGGCTATATCGGCAGTGATTTACATATTGAAGCCGAAGTTGTTGCTGAAGGATATTTAAATACCATTACAGTTGAGATTCATGCCGAAGATGGCAGCGACAATGAAATTGAAGCAGTATATGATTATTCCGATCAGAATTTAAAGAACACTGAATTTCATAAACATGTTGATATACCTGGTAATTTTCCTGTAGGTGAATATCATTTACATTTAATAGTTACTGATAAAGAAGGTAACTCTACAACCGTTGAAGAAGATATCACTCTTGAGGAACTGGTAGATGAAGAAGCTCCGGTAATAACTATTACATCAGCCCCTACAAGTGGACAGGCGTTTGCTAACGGTGAAACAATTTCTATCTCCGGTACAATTACCGACAATATTTCATTGGCAGGTATGGTTGTGGCTTTGGTTTACGAATCGGACAATATTGCCGATACCGATGTATCGGGCGCTGCTGGTACTAAGGTAATTGTTATGCTACATACTCATGATTTTGGTGATGACCCAGATGAAACCGATTTCACAGCATCTATTGCTGTTGGTGCAGAATACGATAATAATATGACACCTGCAGTTATAAGCGGTGATAATGCATGGAAAAAAGGTAATTACTATTTACTTGTTAAAAGCACAGACGCTAAAAGCAACTGGGCTATTTCAGACCGTTATCCAATAACAATCAATTAA
- a CDS encoding DUF4625 domain-containing protein: protein MKYSINVFVAVLLIISFYSCSEEKDIDTEKPTIDIDFDGAFPTSCDTLYIGEDSQIKLRFADNVELGSYSINIHNNFDHHSHSTELEECELEDIKTPTNPWEVTNTYSIPEGQKEYETDITFSVPSSNNNGTIEEGDYHFFISLTDKTGWSTQKGLSIKLLYR from the coding sequence ATGAAGTATTCTATTAATGTATTTGTTGCTGTTTTGTTGATAATATCTTTTTATTCATGCAGTGAGGAAAAAGATATTGATACCGAAAAACCAACCATAGATATCGACTTCGACGGTGCTTTCCCCACAAGTTGCGATACACTTTATATCGGCGAAGATTCACAAATAAAACTCCGATTTGCCGATAATGTTGAATTAGGATCATATAGTATAAATATCCATAACAACTTTGACCATCATTCGCATAGCACCGAACTCGAAGAGTGTGAATTAGAAGATATTAAAACTCCAACTAATCCTTGGGAAGTAACCAATACCTATTCAATACCCGAAGGTCAGAAAGAATACGAAACAGACATAACTTTTTCTGTTCCATCATCAAATAATAATGGAACTATTGAAGAAGGAGATTATCACTTTTTTATCAGCCTTACAGACAAAACAGGCTGGTCGACTCAAAAAGGCTTAAGTATTAAACTGCTATATCGCTAA
- the msrA gene encoding peptide-methionine (S)-S-oxide reductase MsrA: MKTILTALTLIITMTIQAQETATFGGGCFWCTEAVFDQLKGVSKVESGYSGGDVKNPSYKDVCTGLTGHAEVIQITFDPNIIGFEDLLEVFFATHDPTTLNRQGADVGTQYRSVVFYHNERQKEITELVIKSLDEEHIFDRAIVTEVSPFTEFYAAEDYHQDYFANNASQPYCRAVIVPKMDKFKKLFKEKIK; this comes from the coding sequence ATGAAAACAATATTAACAGCATTAACATTAATCATTACCATGACAATACAAGCTCAGGAAACAGCAACTTTTGGTGGAGGATGCTTTTGGTGTACCGAAGCCGTTTTTGACCAATTAAAAGGAGTAAGCAAGGTTGAATCGGGATATAGTGGAGGCGATGTGAAAAATCCTTCGTATAAAGATGTTTGTACCGGTTTAACCGGTCATGCCGAAGTAATTCAAATAACATTTGATCCGAATATTATTGGCTTTGAAGATTTGCTGGAAGTGTTTTTTGCCACACATGATCCAACAACTTTAAACCGTCAAGGGGCTGATGTGGGAACTCAATACCGATCAGTAGTGTTTTATCACAACGAAAGGCAGAAAGAAATTACTGAATTGGTAATTAAATCGCTGGATGAAGAGCATATCTTCGATAGAGCCATTGTTACAGAAGTAAGTCCATTTACCGAATTTTATGCTGCCGAAGATTATCATCAAGACTATTTTGCTAATAATGCCAGTCAACCATACTGTAGGGCTGTTATAGTGCCCAAAATGGATAAGTTTAAGAAGTTGTTTAAAGAAAAGATTAAATAA
- a CDS encoding replication-associated recombination protein A, protein MSGYPPLAERMRPQNLDDYIGQKHLVGEGAVLRKMIDRKVISSIILWGPPGVGKTTLARIISKTLERPFYVLSAINSGVKDVREAIDKARKSRFFSSPSPILFIDEIHRFSKSQQDSLLGAVEEGVVTLIGATTENPSFEVISPLLSRCQVYVLKALDKEDLLDLVNRVLTKDVLLKDKKVTVEEDNALLRYSGGDARKMLNILELVTNAEISKDEIVINDELVTNNLQQNPAQYDKNGEMHYDIISAFIKSIRGSDPDAAVYWLARMVEGGEDPKFIARRLIISASEDIGLANPNALLLASNCFDAINKVGWPESRIILSQTTIYLATSAKSNSAYMAINDAQALVKQTGNLPVPLHLRNAPTKLMKELNYGKQYKYSHDYPNNFAAQDFMPEEVKKQRLYKPQNNAQEVKADERMKFLWKDYK, encoded by the coding sequence ATGAGTGGATATCCTCCATTGGCTGAAAGAATGCGGCCACAAAACCTTGACGATTACATCGGACAAAAACATTTAGTTGGCGAAGGTGCAGTTTTGCGAAAGATGATTGATCGTAAAGTAATTTCATCCATCATACTTTGGGGACCTCCGGGAGTAGGTAAAACTACTTTAGCTCGAATTATTTCCAAAACATTAGAGCGACCATTCTATGTGCTTTCGGCCATCAATTCGGGTGTTAAAGATGTACGCGAAGCTATTGATAAGGCACGTAAATCGCGTTTTTTCAGCTCGCCCTCTCCTATTTTGTTTATTGATGAAATTCACCGTTTTAGTAAATCGCAACAAGATAGTTTATTGGGAGCCGTTGAAGAAGGCGTTGTTACATTGATTGGTGCAACAACTGAAAATCCTTCTTTTGAAGTTATTTCGCCACTCTTATCTCGCTGTCAGGTATACGTATTAAAGGCATTAGATAAAGAGGATTTATTGGATTTGGTGAATCGTGTTTTAACCAAAGATGTTTTACTAAAGGATAAGAAAGTAACCGTTGAAGAAGATAATGCTTTGCTACGCTACTCGGGTGGTGATGCACGTAAAATGCTGAACATTCTGGAGCTGGTTACCAATGCCGAAATCAGTAAAGATGAAATTGTCATTAACGATGAGCTGGTTACCAATAATCTTCAGCAAAACCCGGCACAATACGATAAAAATGGCGAGATGCATTACGATATCATCTCTGCCTTTATTAAATCGATAAGAGGAAGTGATCCGGATGCTGCTGTTTATTGGTTGGCTCGTATGGTCGAAGGTGGCGAAGATCCTAAATTCATAGCCCGTAGATTAATCATCTCAGCATCAGAAGATATTGGCTTGGCCAATCCAAATGCATTGTTATTAGCCTCTAACTGTTTCGATGCAATTAATAAAGTTGGCTGGCCCGAATCGCGTATTATTCTTTCGCAAACCACCATATATTTGGCAACTAGTGCTAAGAGTAATTCGGCCTATATGGCCATTAACGATGCACAGGCTTTAGTAAAACAAACAGGTAATTTGCCTGTTCCTTTGCATTTGCGCAATGCTCCTACTAAATTGATGAAAGAATTAAATTACGGCAAACAATATAAGTATTCGCACGATTATCCTAATAACTTTGCTGCGCAGGATTTTATGCCTGAGGAGGTAAAAAAACAACGGTTATATAAGCCTCAGAACAATGCCCAGGAAGTTAAAGCTGATGAACGAATGAAGTTTTTGTGGAAAGATTATAAATGA
- the kdsA gene encoding 3-deoxy-8-phosphooctulonate synthase yields the protein MDINKIPRIKHTDSGNFFLLAGPCAIEGEEMALRIAEKVVGITDKLKIPYIFKGSYRKANRSRIDSFSGIGDEKALKILRKVSETFDIPTVTDIHAANEAAMAAEYVDVLQIPAFLCRQTDLLIAAAETGKVVNIKKGQFLSAESMQFAVNKVKDSGNDQVVLTDRGNMFGYQDMVVDFRGIPTMQQFDVPVVLDITHSLQQPNQSSGVTGGKPQLIETIGRAGIAVGVDGLFIETHFDPANAKSDGANMLHLDLMEGLMTRLTAIRKTITEF from the coding sequence ATGGATATAAATAAAATACCTAGAATAAAACATACCGATAGCGGTAATTTCTTTTTATTGGCCGGACCTTGCGCCATCGAAGGCGAAGAAATGGCTTTACGCATTGCCGAAAAAGTAGTAGGCATAACCGATAAGCTGAAGATACCATATATTTTTAAAGGATCGTACAGAAAGGCTAACCGCTCGCGCATTGATTCTTTTAGTGGAATTGGCGATGAAAAAGCATTAAAAATACTCAGAAAAGTAAGTGAGACTTTTGACATCCCTACAGTTACCGATATTCATGCAGCTAATGAAGCAGCAATGGCAGCCGAATATGTGGATGTATTGCAGATACCAGCTTTCTTATGTCGCCAAACCGATTTACTGATTGCTGCGGCTGAAACAGGCAAAGTAGTAAACATTAAAAAAGGTCAGTTTTTAAGTGCTGAATCAATGCAATTTGCAGTAAATAAAGTTAAAGATTCAGGAAATGATCAGGTGGTATTAACCGACCGTGGAAATATGTTTGGTTATCAGGATATGGTGGTTGATTTCCGCGGTATTCCAACCATGCAGCAGTTTGATGTGCCTGTGGTTTTAGATATCACCCACTCGTTACAACAACCTAATCAGAGCAGTGGTGTTACAGGAGGAAAGCCTCAATTAATCGAAACCATTGGTCGTGCAGGTATTGCAGTTGGAGTTGATGGACTATTTATCGAAACACACTTTGATCCGGCTAATGCAAAATCAGACGGTGCTAATATGCTTCACCTCGATTTAATGGAAGGTTTGATGACCAGATTAACAGCCATTAGAAAAACTATTACTGAGTTTTAA
- a CDS encoding START domain-containing protein has product MKSVTFIFVIILSLFGFHSGIYTEPDWISSGEENGIYLFERWIDINDQLKVRERKGEFYSNCLLANAEFFLNDYKTSKQWMKGISKAEVIEIQNEEIIYFVISLPWPFKNRDFTARYSCERINDKKSIIRLHSLKTFQPQSNKYVHINDYRASWLIEQISPTTCKITFCTFSSEPPLFPQWMQEPVLRKLFFKNLERLQCCLNEI; this is encoded by the coding sequence ATGAAATCTGTAACTTTTATATTCGTAATTATCCTGTCATTGTTTGGCTTTCATTCAGGCATCTATACCGAACCTGATTGGATTAGCAGCGGTGAGGAAAATGGTATTTATCTTTTTGAAAGATGGATTGATATCAATGATCAACTCAAGGTAAGAGAGCGAAAAGGCGAGTTTTATTCCAATTGCTTATTGGCCAATGCAGAGTTCTTTTTAAATGATTACAAAACCAGTAAACAATGGATGAAAGGCATAAGTAAAGCTGAAGTAATAGAAATACAGAACGAAGAAATTATCTACTTTGTTATTTCTCTTCCCTGGCCTTTTAAAAACCGTGATTTCACGGCCCGTTATTCATGCGAAAGAATAAATGATAAAAAAAGCATTATTCGTTTACACAGCCTAAAAACATTTCAGCCACAAAGCAATAAATACGTTCATATTAATGATTACAGAGCATCGTGGTTAATTGAGCAAATATCACCCACCACCTGTAAAATTACCTTTTGCACATTTTCGAGCGAGCCTCCTCTTTTCCCTCAATGGATGCAAGAACCTGTTTTAAGGAAGCTATTCTTTAAAAATCTGGAACGATTACAATGCTGTTTAAACGAAATATAA
- a CDS encoding SDR family NAD(P)-dependent oxidoreductase — protein sequence MKPKLAIITGASSGLGLAFAFELAKQGYNLLLTGRRKERLQKIKERLVDIYHIDVKLTISDFTDSADLNRLVQQISQLPSVHILINNAGMGCRRNFYDDPYQNQEKMLKIHITAASKLRHTVVPIMKRQRCGSIINVASLSAFMPASLSYFYSSSKAFLVSLSECMFMDLKPYNIHVQALCPGFVKTEFHQRQGIKEQIGWVEQQMLWMNKERVVKLSLKHLTSGQPICIPGFINQLLYRISSMIPRRLYYSISAYRTAMLRNDTLLLAK from the coding sequence ATGAAACCAAAATTAGCGATTATAACGGGCGCTTCGAGCGGATTAGGTTTAGCATTTGCTTTTGAATTGGCTAAACAAGGATATAACTTGCTTTTAACAGGGCGGCGAAAAGAAAGACTGCAGAAGATTAAAGAGCGTTTGGTTGATATCTACCATATTGATGTTAAACTCACTATTAGCGATTTTACAGATTCAGCAGATCTTAATCGATTGGTTCAACAAATTAGTCAACTGCCCTCTGTTCATATTCTGATAAATAATGCAGGTATGGGCTGTCGTCGTAATTTTTACGACGATCCGTATCAAAATCAAGAGAAAATGCTGAAAATACACATCACAGCAGCATCCAAACTCAGACACACAGTTGTGCCCATCATGAAAAGACAAAGATGTGGATCTATAATCAATGTGGCATCATTATCAGCTTTTATGCCCGCTTCGTTAAGTTATTTCTACAGTTCGAGCAAAGCCTTTTTAGTTAGCTTATCGGAATGTATGTTTATGGATTTAAAACCCTATAATATTCATGTTCAGGCTTTGTGCCCTGGTTTTGTAAAAACTGAATTTCATCAGCGACAAGGAATTAAAGAACAGATTGGATGGGTAGAACAGCAAATGCTTTGGATGAATAAAGAACGGGTAGTCAAACTAAGTTTAAAACATCTTACTAGTGGTCAACCTATTTGTATTCCAGGCTTTATCAATCAATTACTTTACCGGATATCAAGTATGATTCCCCGGCGACTTTATTATTCAATCTCTGCCTATCGTACAGCTATGCTAAGAAACGACACTTTATTACTTGCAAAATAA